The DNA segment TGAAAGTTTAGAACATCTACGCTGTGGCGATCGATATCCGGAATTTCATCTTTTTTCAAGGCCCAAATTATTAGCGGAACTATCATGAGTGGTATGACGTTGCTCAGGTGCATGAATATCAGCCAAAGATTAGATCCTGAATTCTCAACCCTTAATTCAAGATCAAAAACTTCTGATAACAATTTCAGTGTTGAGAACCTGGGCGTAACTTCTCCCGATTCAATTCTCTGGATGCTTCTCACATTCAACTGCGCTTGATAGGCTAGTTCTTCTTGCGTCAATCCTTTTTGTTTTCTTAATTCGGCTATTTTGTTTCCAATCTCTGGCTGTATCATGGCTTGTTCCTTGTTTGGTTT comes from the candidate division KSB1 bacterium genome and includes:
- a CDS encoding helix-turn-helix domain-containing protein, coding for MIQPEIGNKIAELRKQKGLTQEELAYQAQLNVRSIQRIESGEVTPRFSTLKLLSEVFDLELRVENSGSNLWLIFMHLSNVIPLMIVPLIIWALKKDEIPDIDRHSVDVLNFQISMSLYLFIAAILVLVIVGEVLVLALVIFTFFIAIINTTRVAMELDYSYPMTIHFLKRG